One part of the Gemmatimonas sp. genome encodes these proteins:
- the mraY gene encoding phospho-N-acetylmuramoyl-pentapeptide-transferase encodes MLYFLLQPLARDISVLNLLNYITVRAGAAFVTALLVCFLFGPAIIRRLRDMAVHQVVRAGTPDTHAGKGTTPTMGGFIILVATFLPVLLWARLDNRYVVLAVAVTAWMGGIGFLDDYLKLKQKREGLKNEGLVERYKLAGQVICGLGLGAYLLLDPISTLPGASTTLPFFKYVLIVPAVSWAAWLYIPWVTFILTGVSNAVNLTDGLDGLSSGLVAIAVLTLGLFAYVLGRVDTSGYLQVFYLSGAGELTVFCAAVVGACIGFLWYNAHPAQVFMGDTGSLALGGAVGAIAILLKSEFLLLFVGAVFVAETVSVILQRTMFKYRRKKYGLEYAQKHRVFLRAPLHHHFEMKGWPETQVVIRFWIIGILCAILALSTLKLR; translated from the coding sequence GTGCTCTACTTCCTGCTGCAACCGCTCGCACGCGACATCAGCGTGCTGAACCTGCTCAACTACATCACCGTCCGCGCCGGCGCCGCCTTCGTCACGGCGCTGCTGGTGTGTTTCCTTTTCGGGCCGGCCATCATTCGCCGCTTGCGCGACATGGCGGTGCATCAGGTGGTGCGCGCGGGCACTCCCGACACGCACGCCGGCAAGGGCACCACACCCACGATGGGGGGCTTCATCATCCTCGTCGCGACGTTTCTGCCGGTGCTGCTGTGGGCGCGGCTCGACAATCGGTATGTGGTGCTCGCCGTGGCCGTCACGGCCTGGATGGGGGGCATCGGTTTTCTCGACGACTACCTCAAGCTCAAGCAGAAGCGCGAAGGGCTCAAGAACGAAGGGCTGGTGGAGCGATACAAGCTCGCGGGGCAGGTGATCTGTGGTTTGGGGCTCGGCGCATATTTGCTGCTCGATCCCATCTCCACACTGCCCGGGGCGAGCACCACGCTACCGTTCTTCAAGTACGTCCTGATCGTACCGGCGGTGAGCTGGGCGGCGTGGCTGTACATCCCGTGGGTCACCTTCATTCTCACCGGCGTGAGCAACGCCGTGAATCTCACCGACGGTCTCGATGGACTGTCGTCCGGTCTGGTGGCTATCGCCGTCCTCACGCTCGGCCTCTTCGCCTACGTGCTTGGCCGCGTGGATACCAGCGGGTATCTGCAGGTGTTCTACCTGAGCGGCGCCGGTGAGCTCACGGTGTTCTGCGCGGCGGTCGTGGGCGCGTGCATCGGCTTCCTGTGGTACAATGCGCACCCGGCCCAGGTGTTCATGGGTGACACCGGCTCGCTGGCTTTGGGCGGCGCCGTGGGCGCGATCGCCATTCTGCTCAAGAGCGAGTTCCTGCTGCTCTTCGTGGGCGCGGTGTTCGTCGCCGAAACGGTGTCGGTGATTCTGCAACGGACCATGTTCAAGTATCGCCGCAAGAAGTACGGTCTTGAGTACGCGCAGAAGCATCGCGTGTTTCTTCGCGCCCCCTTGCACCATCATTTCGAGATGAAGGGATGGCCGGAAACACAGGTGGTGATCCGCTTCTGGATCATCGGCATCCTGTGCGCCATCCTCGCGCTCAGCACCCTGAAGCTGCGCTGA
- the murF gene encoding UDP-N-acetylmuramoyl-tripeptide--D-alanyl-D-alanine ligase, which translates to MSPFTTAGTAFDAVPALAPDRAHPYWTFERVAQALGTGPAMPNALAGISTDTRQIARGDLFVALRGERFDAHDFLAAAKAAGAAAFVVSDASRAVGLGIPTYVVPDTLVALGQLASTWRKAWGRTVIAVAGSNGKTSTKELLKAALGRTLHVYATPGNLNNFVGVPLTLLGIPSEAEVAVVEVGTNAPGEVTALRAIAGPDVAVLTSIGEEHLEGLGDLAGVLREECDIFHGVTLAVVPSAHPEVLPLAQARAQAVIAAGLTGSGQLPEGWGLDAEGRPWLEVDGTRFALTVRGAHQAANAMLAIVTARACGVPLADAAAGLAEMPVPGMRGTWEPLGNAILLNDAYNANPASMRAAITLLGDVGQGRQRVMILGSMRELGASAEHQHRAVARFALDSPAELVVGVGEFADALAALAPGDPRVVTSTGLDTLWAQLEPRLDRRAVILLKASRGMRLEQLVPAITAWATA; encoded by the coding sequence GTGAGCCCCTTCACCACGGCCGGCACTGCCTTCGATGCCGTGCCGGCGCTGGCCCCCGATCGCGCCCACCCCTACTGGACGTTCGAACGCGTGGCGCAGGCGCTTGGCACCGGTCCCGCCATGCCGAATGCGCTGGCCGGCATCTCCACCGATACCCGACAGATCGCGCGCGGTGACCTGTTCGTGGCGCTGCGTGGCGAACGGTTCGACGCGCACGATTTTCTTGCTGCGGCGAAGGCCGCCGGCGCAGCCGCGTTCGTGGTGAGTGACGCCTCTCGGGCAGTGGGCCTCGGCATACCCACGTATGTGGTTCCCGATACGCTCGTGGCGCTTGGCCAGCTGGCGAGCACGTGGCGCAAGGCGTGGGGGCGCACGGTCATTGCCGTGGCCGGCTCCAACGGTAAGACGAGCACCAAGGAGCTGCTCAAGGCAGCGCTCGGACGCACGCTGCACGTGTACGCCACACCCGGCAACCTCAACAACTTCGTGGGGGTGCCACTTACGCTGCTCGGCATTCCCAGCGAGGCGGAGGTGGCGGTGGTGGAGGTGGGCACCAACGCGCCGGGCGAGGTGACTGCGCTGCGCGCGATCGCTGGCCCCGACGTGGCCGTGCTCACGAGCATCGGCGAGGAGCATCTCGAGGGGCTTGGCGATCTCGCGGGCGTGCTGCGCGAGGAATGCGACATCTTCCATGGCGTGACCCTCGCCGTGGTGCCGAGCGCGCACCCGGAGGTGCTGCCGCTGGCGCAGGCGCGGGCGCAGGCGGTGATCGCGGCGGGACTCACGGGCAGTGGGCAGCTGCCGGAGGGCTGGGGGCTGGATGCCGAGGGACGCCCGTGGCTCGAGGTGGACGGGACGCGCTTCGCGCTCACGGTGCGCGGTGCGCATCAGGCTGCCAATGCCATGCTGGCCATCGTGACCGCGCGTGCCTGCGGAGTGCCACTGGCTGATGCTGCCGCCGGACTGGCCGAGATGCCGGTGCCGGGGATGCGGGGCACGTGGGAGCCTCTGGGCAACGCCATCCTGCTCAACGACGCCTACAACGCCAACCCGGCGTCAATGCGCGCCGCCATCACGCTGCTCGGCGATGTGGGGCAGGGACGGCAGCGCGTGATGATTCTGGGCAGCATGCGCGAGCTCGGCGCCAGCGCCGAGCACCAGCATCGCGCAGTGGCCCGATTTGCGCTCGACTCCCCGGCCGAACTGGTGGTGGGGGTGGGCGAGTTTGCCGACGCCCTCGCTGCGCTGGCGCCCGGCGATCCGCGCGTGGTCACCAGTACCGGCCTCGATACCCTCTGGGCGCAGCTCGAGCCGCGACTCGATCGGCGCGCCGTCATCCTGCTCAAGGCGTCGCGCGGCATGCGACTCGAACAGCTCGTTCCGGCCATCACGGCCTGGGCCACCGCGTAA
- a CDS encoding UDP-N-acetylmuramoyl-L-alanyl-D-glutamate--2,6-diaminopimelate ligase — translation MNAPRPPAVPVALLVDTLREAGLLVGTSPQLPERLHDLVDDSRRVTPGAAFVAVRGAAQDGHAWLAAAQAAGATLALAEDAQAAAAASLPALIVRDGRRAAALAAAAFHGFPARALTLVGVTGTNGKTTTVGLLRHLLDDPHRPAASIGTLGVLLGSRGESMPGGQGLTTPGPVELQRVLRVLVDRGVRAVAMETSSHALDQRRVDGLAFAAAVFTNLTRDHLDYHGTMEAYRAAKLRLVGLLSAEGVAAFNIDDPSWRGITSAPHAVTFSVHDPSADVSARDIRYLAGGSRFLLVTPTGAHPVSLPLIGDFNIANALGAAAAALAVGVLVAQVAERLSSAPQVPGRLELLRTVPTVLRDYAHTPDALDRALRAVRPFTRESVDRASRLIVVFGCGGDRDRGKRPEMGRIAEELADVAVVTSDNPRTEDPERILDDIEAGMSRGTQARITDRREAIAHALRIAGPHDVIVLAGKGHETYQIRGTTTYPFDESVIVNELARDLQLPEPATGSST, via the coding sequence ATGAATGCTCCCCGTCCGCCTGCCGTACCGGTGGCGCTCCTGGTCGACACGCTGCGGGAGGCCGGGCTGCTGGTCGGCACGTCGCCGCAGCTCCCCGAGCGGCTGCACGACCTGGTCGACGACAGTCGGCGGGTAACGCCCGGTGCTGCCTTTGTGGCCGTTCGCGGGGCGGCGCAGGACGGGCACGCATGGTTGGCCGCCGCGCAGGCGGCGGGAGCCACCCTGGCGCTCGCGGAAGATGCGCAGGCGGCAGCCGCCGCGTCTCTCCCGGCCCTCATCGTGCGCGATGGGCGCCGCGCCGCGGCACTCGCGGCGGCCGCCTTCCATGGGTTTCCGGCACGAGCCCTCACGCTCGTGGGCGTGACCGGAACGAATGGCAAGACCACCACGGTGGGCCTGCTGCGGCATCTGCTCGATGACCCGCACCGGCCGGCTGCCTCCATCGGCACGTTGGGCGTACTCCTGGGTTCACGCGGCGAGAGCATGCCGGGCGGACAGGGGCTCACCACCCCCGGCCCCGTCGAGCTGCAGCGGGTGCTGCGCGTGCTGGTCGACCGTGGCGTCCGCGCGGTGGCCATGGAGACGTCCTCGCATGCGCTCGATCAGCGTCGGGTCGACGGCCTCGCCTTCGCCGCCGCCGTCTTCACCAACCTCACGCGCGATCACCTCGATTATCACGGCACGATGGAGGCCTACCGCGCCGCCAAGCTGCGTCTGGTGGGGCTGCTGTCGGCCGAAGGCGTGGCGGCGTTCAACATCGACGATCCGTCGTGGCGGGGGATTACCAGCGCCCCGCATGCCGTCACCTTCAGCGTGCACGATCCCAGCGCTGATGTCAGTGCGCGCGATATCCGGTACCTCGCTGGCGGCAGCCGCTTCCTGCTAGTGACCCCCACGGGCGCGCATCCGGTATCGCTGCCCCTCATCGGGGACTTCAACATTGCCAACGCACTCGGGGCAGCTGCCGCGGCGCTGGCGGTAGGCGTACTGGTTGCCCAGGTAGCCGAGCGGCTGTCGTCGGCGCCGCAGGTGCCCGGACGACTCGAGCTGCTGCGCACGGTGCCCACCGTGCTGCGCGATTACGCGCACACGCCCGATGCCCTGGATCGCGCCCTGCGTGCGGTGCGTCCGTTTACGCGGGAGAGCGTCGACCGCGCGAGCCGGCTCATCGTGGTGTTCGGCTGCGGTGGGGATCGCGATCGCGGCAAGCGCCCCGAGATGGGGCGTATCGCCGAGGAGCTGGCGGATGTGGCCGTGGTCACCAGTGACAATCCGCGCACGGAAGACCCCGAACGCATTCTCGATGACATCGAGGCCGGCATGTCGCGCGGCACCCAGGCGCGCATCACCGACCGTCGTGAGGCCATTGCGCACGCGCTGCGCATTGCGGGTCCGCACGATGTGATCGTGCTGGCTGGCAAGGGGCACGAGACGTACCAGATTCGCGGCACCACCACGTATCCTTTCGATGAGAGCGTCATCGTGAACGAGCTCGCGCGTGACCTGCAGCTCCCCGAGCCCGCCACCGGGAGTTCCACGTGA
- a CDS encoding penicillin-binding transpeptidase domain-containing protein, producing MGASTDGEAQDPAISRARASVVHVSLVLFAAAVVAKSAQLQIVAHDRWRKEAETQHVVDVKVLPPRGAILDATGTVLVETREEVQIIVEPHKLGLTRRKGVDGTVRTVDSRVALRKAFKELRVPDKWVKRAFNRREYKWVELPMRFAPSDVARLKGLNGIRLRPRLERVNSTPEGLRGIVGLATASGGAISGIERELDHLLRGEAGRDPLVKDGRGGLLGSPMLTPVAARPGNNVVLTINQQLQEIAEEALANARQRTRATGGDVLILDPRDGAVLAIAGARNGRATTGNGLTEAFEPGSVMKPFIIARLLDLKRLTPDQQFNTFNGRWKYGTLKTYQDTHEAAQMSVRDIVRFSSNIGTVQASLKLSDAEEYEALRDFGFGVPTGVSYPSESRGNLRLPPYSDLDHAQMSIGYAMNATPLQIAAAYAAIANGGELLQPSLVREVRDTEGTVLYRHTRTVVRRVLSQEVSALMRDMLKSVVDSGTSTAADLQTFDVGGKSGTARRVRDNGRGYDVGKYNSSFAGMFPVDNPQYVIVARLIDPQGTYYGGLVSGTMVSDLLQSAISTRNASLDRAELARIARPMAAPAPKLLTPAQQVAAQRDSARFDSLRAPEPPKAEPVPMPSRIVVELPFAAPRESRRQAAPAMRPVPSVYGLTARQAARTLYAAGFQVNLVDGTNVRTRPAAGVVVRTGSTVQLESPR from the coding sequence ATGGGGGCGTCCACCGATGGTGAGGCGCAGGACCCGGCCATCAGCCGCGCCCGCGCCTCGGTGGTGCATGTCAGCCTGGTCCTGTTTGCGGCGGCGGTGGTCGCGAAGTCGGCGCAGCTGCAGATCGTGGCGCACGACCGCTGGCGGAAGGAGGCGGAAACCCAGCACGTCGTGGATGTGAAGGTCCTGCCACCGCGTGGCGCCATTCTCGATGCCACCGGGACCGTGTTGGTCGAGACGCGCGAGGAGGTGCAGATCATCGTCGAACCACACAAGCTGGGGCTCACCCGGCGCAAGGGTGTCGATGGCACGGTGCGAACGGTCGACTCCCGTGTTGCCCTCCGCAAGGCATTCAAGGAGCTGCGGGTCCCCGACAAGTGGGTGAAGCGCGCCTTCAACCGCCGGGAGTACAAGTGGGTGGAGCTGCCCATGCGCTTCGCGCCGTCCGACGTGGCGCGGCTCAAGGGGCTCAACGGCATCCGGCTGCGCCCGCGGCTGGAACGGGTGAACTCCACGCCCGAGGGGCTGCGCGGCATCGTCGGGCTCGCCACGGCGAGCGGCGGGGCGATCAGCGGCATCGAGCGTGAACTCGATCATCTGCTGCGGGGGGAGGCCGGGCGAGATCCGCTCGTGAAGGATGGGCGGGGCGGATTACTCGGTTCTCCCATGCTCACGCCCGTCGCGGCACGGCCGGGGAACAACGTCGTGCTCACCATCAATCAGCAACTGCAGGAAATCGCCGAGGAGGCGCTGGCCAACGCTCGGCAGCGCACACGCGCCACCGGCGGTGATGTGCTCATCCTCGACCCGCGTGACGGGGCGGTGCTGGCCATTGCCGGCGCCCGCAACGGAAGGGCCACCACCGGGAACGGCCTCACCGAGGCGTTCGAACCGGGCTCGGTCATGAAGCCGTTCATCATCGCCCGGCTCCTCGATCTCAAGCGCCTCACCCCTGACCAGCAGTTCAACACCTTTAACGGACGCTGGAAGTACGGCACCCTCAAGACCTACCAAGACACCCACGAAGCGGCGCAGATGTCTGTGCGCGACATCGTGCGTTTCTCGAGCAACATCGGGACGGTGCAGGCCTCGCTCAAGCTCAGCGACGCGGAAGAGTACGAGGCACTGCGCGATTTCGGCTTCGGGGTCCCGACCGGGGTGTCCTACCCGTCGGAATCACGCGGCAACCTGCGCCTGCCGCCGTACTCCGACCTGGATCATGCCCAGATGTCGATCGGGTACGCAATGAACGCCACGCCGCTGCAGATCGCGGCCGCCTATGCCGCCATCGCGAACGGTGGCGAGCTGTTGCAGCCGTCGCTCGTGCGCGAAGTGCGTGACACCGAAGGCACGGTGCTCTACCGGCACACGCGTACCGTCGTGCGGCGCGTGCTTTCCCAGGAGGTGTCGGCGCTGATGCGCGACATGCTCAAGAGCGTGGTGGACAGCGGCACCTCCACCGCCGCCGACTTGCAGACCTTCGATGTGGGGGGCAAGTCCGGTACGGCCCGACGCGTGCGCGACAATGGCCGGGGCTACGACGTCGGCAAGTACAACTCGAGCTTCGCCGGGATGTTCCCCGTCGACAACCCGCAGTACGTCATCGTGGCCCGGCTGATCGATCCGCAGGGTACCTACTACGGCGGGCTGGTGTCGGGCACCATGGTGAGCGACCTGCTGCAGTCGGCCATCTCGACGCGCAACGCCTCGCTCGATCGCGCCGAACTCGCCCGCATCGCCCGACCCATGGCGGCCCCAGCGCCCAAGCTGCTCACCCCGGCGCAGCAGGTGGCGGCACAGCGTGATTCCGCCCGGTTCGATTCGCTGCGCGCCCCGGAGCCGCCCAAGGCGGAGCCCGTGCCCATGCCCTCGCGTATCGTCGTCGAGTTGCCGTTCGCAGCGCCGCGCGAATCGCGGCGCCAGGCGGCACCGGCCATGCGCCCCGTGCCATCGGTCTACGGCCTCACGGCACGACAGGCGGCGCGCACCCTGTATGCCGCCGGCTTCCAGGTGAACCTCGTGGACGGCACGAACGTGCGCACCCGTCCCGCCGCCGGTGTGGTGGTGCGCACTGGCTCCACCGTGCAACTGGAATCGCCCCGATGA
- the rsmH gene encoding 16S rRNA (cytosine(1402)-N(4))-methyltransferase RsmH, with protein sequence MSPFRTLTASRVGAYHVPVLLPEIEALLAGASTVLDCTLGGGGHSAAFLERGMRVTGVDRDPRALAAARERLADFERSGQFRALLGNYADVSGAGLAYAEHFDGILLDLGVSSHQFDDLTRGFTFREGAPLDMRMGTDADQDAAELLNSIDEVDLSALLRAYADEPRAARLAREIIRRRERRPFATADDLVDAIRAVLGPRSGAPDFARIFQAVRIAVNDELDGLERALPALRDRLTPGGVLAIIAYHSGEDRLVKNAFREWSTACVCPPKQMVCTCRGAPLGETLTKRPINAGEAEVEANSRARSARLRAWRRAR encoded by the coding sequence GTGAGCCCCTTCCGTACGCTGACCGCCAGCCGCGTCGGCGCCTATCACGTGCCCGTGCTCCTGCCGGAAATCGAGGCGCTGCTGGCCGGCGCCTCCACGGTGCTCGATTGCACGCTCGGGGGCGGTGGCCACTCCGCGGCGTTTCTCGAACGAGGCATGCGCGTCACGGGCGTCGATCGGGATCCGCGTGCCCTCGCGGCCGCGCGCGAGCGCCTCGCCGATTTCGAGCGCTCCGGGCAGTTTCGCGCGCTTCTCGGCAACTACGCCGACGTGAGCGGAGCGGGGCTGGCCTACGCCGAGCACTTCGACGGCATTCTCCTCGACCTCGGGGTGTCGTCACATCAGTTCGACGACCTGACACGGGGATTCACCTTTCGTGAAGGGGCGCCCCTCGACATGCGCATGGGCACCGACGCCGATCAGGACGCGGCCGAATTGCTCAACTCCATCGACGAGGTCGACCTCTCGGCGCTGCTGCGCGCCTATGCCGACGAGCCGCGTGCCGCGCGGCTGGCGCGGGAAATCATCCGGCGCCGCGAACGACGGCCCTTTGCCACCGCCGATGATCTGGTCGATGCCATTCGCGCCGTGCTTGGGCCGCGCAGTGGGGCGCCCGATTTCGCCCGCATCTTCCAGGCGGTTCGCATCGCCGTCAACGACGAGCTGGACGGGCTGGAGCGCGCGCTGCCGGCGCTACGCGACCGGCTGACGCCCGGCGGGGTGCTGGCGATCATCGCGTATCACAGCGGCGAAGATCGGCTCGTGAAGAACGCGTTCCGTGAGTGGAGCACCGCCTGCGTCTGCCCGCCCAAGCAGATGGTCTGTACCTGCCGCGGGGCGCCGCTCGGCGAAACGCTCACCAAGCGGCCCATCAATGCCGGCGAGGCCGAAGTGGAGGCCAACTCGCGGGCGCGCAGCGCTCGACTGCGCGCGTGGAGGCGCGCGCGGTGA
- a CDS encoding tetratricopeptide repeat protein, whose amino-acid sequence MSGMSPAAPDPAAAVPTAAALDEQLQQLQAALDEAVGRHAASPLDATERDALKLQIIALFRDADAALQRASARKEAVKRLAEQWKQFDGRPMTRAATPVASARVDHLGASTFVEKGWSRLSLLQLEGAEAAFRRALELAPGHVEAETLLSWALMLRDAHDEAMQVLQGVLQREPQYPLAHVNVGYICLRKGIYGEAIEHLTSVIRADHDRRAVLYAHLYLGMAYREREMYDDAEGFFRTALERGPNLLQAWYELGRCYWFAGRHGDACLAWKTGSEANRFSPWGKRCAELLDVVEQGGTPPRDG is encoded by the coding sequence ATGAGCGGAATGTCACCGGCCGCGCCTGATCCTGCGGCCGCGGTTCCGACGGCCGCGGCACTGGACGAGCAGTTGCAGCAGCTGCAGGCCGCACTCGATGAGGCGGTCGGGCGCCACGCGGCGAGCCCGCTGGACGCGACCGAACGTGACGCGCTCAAGCTGCAGATCATTGCCCTCTTCCGTGACGCCGACGCGGCGCTGCAACGGGCCAGTGCGCGCAAGGAAGCGGTGAAGCGGCTGGCCGAGCAGTGGAAGCAGTTCGACGGACGCCCCATGACCCGCGCGGCAACGCCCGTGGCATCGGCCCGGGTCGATCACCTCGGCGCTTCCACGTTCGTCGAGAAGGGGTGGTCGAGGCTGTCGCTGCTCCAACTCGAGGGCGCCGAAGCGGCCTTTCGCCGAGCACTCGAGCTGGCCCCCGGCCATGTGGAGGCGGAAACCCTGCTGTCGTGGGCGTTGATGCTGCGCGACGCGCATGACGAGGCCATGCAGGTGCTGCAGGGCGTCCTGCAGCGCGAACCGCAGTATCCGTTGGCGCACGTGAACGTCGGGTACATTTGCCTGCGCAAGGGGATTTACGGCGAGGCCATCGAGCACCTCACGTCGGTCATTCGTGCCGATCACGATCGCCGCGCCGTGCTCTACGCGCATCTGTACCTCGGCATGGCGTATCGCGAGCGTGAGATGTACGACGATGCCGAAGGGTTCTTCCGCACGGCACTCGAACGCGGACCCAACCTGCTCCAGGCGTGGTACGAACTGGGCAGGTGCTACTGGTTCGCTGGCCGGCATGGCGATGCGTGCCTGGCGTGGAAAACCGGAAGCGAGGCAAACAGGTTCAGTCCATGGGGGAAACGCTGCGCGGAGCTGCTGGACGTGGTGGAGCAGGGGGGAACGCCGCCGCGCGACGGGTGA
- a CDS encoding chemotaxis response regulator protein-glutamate methylesterase, producing MSSSDQPVGTSGPPGTRPTRVLVVDDSAFMRKLVSEVVESTGEFTVVGTARDGKEALRQVAVLDPDIVTLDVDMPALNGLAALEFIMRDHPRPVVMLSGGGTDSGADATLRALERGAVDFVRKPSGAISLDLDVVREHLLQALRASVDVQVAAHPVLTSGQLPVPPRAVPLQLPLAGAPSRVVCIAASTGGPAALSQLLPALPAWPDTAVLVVQHMPPGFTASLARRLDAASALTVHEAGDNEPLRAGHAYIAPGGRHVRLHGPREVPRLLLGDDPAQWGVRPAADPLFQSVAQVYGAQTVAVVLTGMGCDAAEGARAIRAAGGRVVVQDRATSVVPGMPDAALRAGGADAVAPLHELAAVIAAQVDVLERRLQLRESA from the coding sequence ATGTCGAGCTCTGACCAGCCGGTCGGCACCTCGGGCCCGCCGGGCACGCGACCGACGCGGGTGCTCGTGGTGGACGACAGCGCCTTCATGCGGAAGCTGGTCAGTGAAGTGGTGGAGTCCACTGGCGAGTTCACCGTGGTCGGCACGGCCCGGGACGGTAAAGAAGCCTTGCGGCAAGTCGCGGTACTCGACCCCGATATCGTCACGCTCGACGTGGACATGCCCGCGTTGAATGGCCTGGCGGCGCTGGAGTTCATCATGCGCGATCATCCACGCCCGGTGGTGATGCTGAGTGGCGGCGGTACCGACAGCGGCGCCGACGCCACGCTGCGCGCCCTCGAACGGGGGGCCGTGGATTTCGTGCGCAAGCCGTCGGGGGCCATCAGCCTGGACCTCGACGTGGTGCGCGAGCATCTGCTGCAGGCGCTGCGCGCCAGCGTCGATGTGCAGGTGGCCGCGCACCCGGTGCTGACGTCGGGACAGTTGCCGGTGCCGCCGCGCGCGGTGCCGCTGCAACTGCCGCTGGCTGGTGCCCCCTCGCGGGTGGTGTGCATTGCGGCCTCGACCGGCGGACCGGCGGCGCTCTCGCAACTGCTCCCGGCCTTGCCCGCGTGGCCCGACACGGCGGTGCTCGTGGTGCAGCACATGCCACCGGGCTTCACCGCCAGCTTGGCGAGGCGTCTCGACGCCGCGTCGGCGCTCACGGTACACGAAGCCGGAGACAACGAACCGCTGCGGGCCGGGCACGCCTACATCGCGCCGGGCGGGCGGCATGTGCGGTTGCACGGGCCGCGCGAAGTGCCGCGCCTGCTGTTGGGTGACGATCCGGCGCAATGGGGAGTACGCCCCGCCGCCGATCCGCTGTTCCAGTCGGTCGCCCAGGTGTACGGCGCCCAGACGGTCGCCGTGGTGCTCACCGGGATGGGGTGTGATGCCGCCGAGGGGGCGCGGGCCATTCGTGCCGCGGGCGGGCGCGTGGTCGTGCAGGATCGCGCCACCTCTGTCGTGCCGGGGATGCCGGACGCGGCGCTGCGCGCCGGCGGCGCCGACGCGGTCGCCCCGCTGCACGAGCTGGCCGCCGTGATCGCGGCGCAGGTTGACGTCCTCGAGCGTCGCCTGCAGCTGCGGGAATCGGCATGA
- a CDS encoding chemotaxis protein CheD yields MSVLAAPVMVGIAEIEVGQGELTLVTTGLGSCVAVALYDATERVGALAHVLLPHAALSSRPPRPGKFPFTAVPAMLERMRACGARGEINARLIGGASMFGALLPAGAVGLGVRNVKAARQACAAHDVPIVGEAVGGSMGRSLTFDVATGRIVVRSVRGDDVEL; encoded by the coding sequence ATGAGCGTGCTCGCGGCGCCCGTCATGGTCGGCATCGCCGAGATCGAAGTGGGGCAGGGCGAGCTCACCCTCGTCACGACAGGGCTGGGGAGCTGTGTGGCGGTGGCCCTGTACGACGCCACCGAAAGGGTGGGGGCGCTGGCGCATGTGCTCCTGCCGCATGCGGCTCTGTCATCCCGGCCCCCGCGACCCGGCAAGTTTCCGTTTACCGCCGTGCCCGCCATGCTGGAGCGCATGCGTGCCTGCGGCGCCCGCGGCGAGATCAATGCGCGGCTCATTGGCGGTGCCTCCATGTTCGGCGCGCTCCTTCCCGCCGGGGCCGTAGGACTCGGCGTGCGCAATGTGAAGGCGGCGCGTCAGGCATGCGCCGCGCACGACGTCCCCATCGTGGGGGAAGCGGTGGGTGGCTCCATGGGGCGTTCGCTCACCTTCGACGTGGCCACCGGCCGCATCGTCGTGCGCAGCGTGCGGGGCGACGATGTCGAGCTCTGA